From Mercenaria mercenaria strain notata chromosome 17, MADL_Memer_1, whole genome shotgun sequence, the proteins below share one genomic window:
- the LOC123537408 gene encoding hsp70-binding protein 1-like, with product MRLEFCFVNQNLGEFQFHCCSPPQTEPCLFIGFYSNFTHFVVSYSDIFSLCIFVYVLLSYHIYSDFHKIGGFRIFTQCLESEEPEIRRSCLDVIASLVQNNPYCQAAVLQHDLLPTILHMLDTDNNSTVKVKALYAVSCLIRDCEEGLDGFLSHDGFSVIMRAMQTDIDKLKIKSAFMLSSICSDNNKCKDIVCDIGMIDQLVGHLSEEHSSFHEHLLSALLSIVRGHPRSLQQCSRPELNLLSLLQQKEQDMKGKDEFQEEYEYTVELLKLLKTSQDSSEQDVVR from the exons ATGCGTCTCGAGTTCTGctttgtcaatcaaaatctcggtgaatttcaatttcACTGTTGTTCGCCGCCACAAACGGAA CCTTGTCTTTTCATtggtttttattcaaattttacccATTTTGTAGTTTCTTACAGTGATATTTTTAGTTTATGTATTTTCGTATATGTTTTACTGTCCTATCATATATATTCAGATTTCCACAAGATTGGTGGTTTTAGGATCTTCACACAATGTCTGGAATCGGAAGAACCCGAGATACGACGGTCGTGCCTGGATGTGATTGCATCTCTCGTACAAAATAACCCGTACTGTCAGGCAGCCGTCTTACAGCATGACCTTCTACCTACCATACTTCATATGCTGGACACAGATAACAACTCCACTGTGAAAGTGAAAGCTCTATATGCTGTATCCT GTTTGATACGAGATTGTGAAGAAGGTCTAGACGGGTTTTTATCACATGATGGATTTTCTGTAATCATGCGTGCCATGCAAACTGATAttgataaattgaaaataaagtcAGCTTTCATGTTGAGTTCAATCTGCAGTGATAACAATAAATGTAAAG ATATTGTTTGTGATATAGGAATGATAGATCAACTTGTAGGACATCTCAGTGAAGAGCATAGCAGTTTTCATgaacatttgttatctgcgctaCTGTCTATAGTAAGAGGCCATCCTCGAAGTTTACAGCAGTGTTCACGGCCAGAGTTAAATCTGCTTTCCTTGTTACAACAAAAAGAACAAGATATGAAAGGAAAGGATGAGTTTCAG GAGGAGTATGAATACACTGTAGAATTGCTGAAGTTATTAAAGACATCACAAGACAGTTCGGAACAAGATGTTGTCAGATGA